One window of Chthoniobacterales bacterium genomic DNA carries:
- a CDS encoding lysylphosphatidylglycerol synthase transmembrane domain-containing protein, producing the protein MPALIKKWLPLVLQTLVSLALLGWIFRNESFRAQAWHVLTSAKPGWLAAGLAAAGLGNLVGAFRWGIFLRVLDIPISRWEVLRLSFIGLFFNNFLVGAVGGDAVKVVWLGAKGYRHSNALLSVLMDRMSGLGALVICSVSFILWRFDWLCRSPVVAGAITFVFIYLGSVVLLLSATFFLAHRGLTPKFPKHEPTREKIRETSLAYLKFVQQWRETLVASGLSAIILITHFLTFYFSARAFEADIPLPDFFALMPAVDIISALPISLGGLGVREQLFVTALGELCGIPAAQAVSISLGGAVITLMCGLVGLAFLPSYRRATRVAEAC; encoded by the coding sequence ATGCCCGCCTTGATCAAGAAATGGCTCCCGCTCGTCCTGCAGACGCTCGTCAGCCTCGCGCTGCTCGGGTGGATCTTTCGCAACGAATCCTTCCGGGCGCAGGCCTGGCACGTGCTGACCTCGGCGAAGCCCGGCTGGCTCGCCGCCGGTCTGGCCGCCGCCGGCCTGGGCAATCTCGTCGGCGCCTTCCGCTGGGGCATTTTTCTGCGCGTGCTCGACATTCCGATCAGCCGCTGGGAAGTGCTTCGACTCTCGTTCATCGGCCTCTTCTTCAATAACTTCCTCGTTGGCGCCGTCGGGGGCGATGCCGTGAAAGTCGTGTGGCTCGGCGCAAAGGGTTACCGCCACTCGAACGCCCTCCTCTCCGTGCTCATGGACCGCATGAGCGGCCTCGGCGCCCTCGTCATTTGCTCCGTCTCGTTCATTCTCTGGCGATTCGACTGGCTCTGCCGCAGCCCCGTCGTCGCGGGCGCGATCACCTTCGTCTTCATCTATCTCGGCAGCGTCGTGCTGCTGCTGTCGGCCACGTTTTTCCTCGCTCACCGCGGCCTCACGCCGAAGTTTCCCAAACACGAACCGACGCGGGAAAAGATTCGCGAGACGTCGCTGGCCTATCTCAAGTTCGTCCAGCAATGGCGCGAAACGCTCGTCGCCTCGGGGCTCTCGGCGATCATTCTGATCACGCACTTCCTCACGTTCTACTTCAGCGCGCGCGCCTTCGAAGCGGATATCCCGCTGCCGGACTTCTTTGCCCTCATGCCGGCGGTGGACATCATTTCCGCCCTGCCGATCAGCCTCGGCGGGCTCGGCGTGCGCGAGCAACTCTTCGTCACCGCGCTCGGGGAACTCTGCGGCATCCCCGCCGCGCAGGCGGTCTCGATCTCCCTCGGCGGCGCGGTCATCACGCTGATGTGCGGACTTGTCGGTCTCGCCTTCCTCCCCTCGTATCGCCGCGCAACCCGGGTCGCGGAGGCATGCTGA
- a CDS encoding tryptophan 7-halogenase produces MKRIAIIGNGPSGSALGTFLREKGMEVTLFTNERRPDLIVGESLIPAIIPVLRRLGVEERVAEIGVYKPGVSFVMSPEEKIDFCFQPVAACHLPTYSYNVPRPGFDRVIEERAIEAGVTRVVHQAKIEGDGPDRVRLAPETLAAAPSLGGRQPDFIVDASGRSRMFARALGIPAKLGSRKDVAHFAHFEGFAPEEPRGQVLIGRMNAGWCWRIPLRGRLSVGIVMNKDEIARLGATPEERLEAAIRNDPSLAAAAGDARRVTDVATYSNYQLVSERGHGANWAMVGDAFGFVDPMLSPGMWLALHSAEILADNLTRPAVYAAKMNELIGAWMELIELYYDGRMFAMYHTGVKLEQRWNMWLSRFMHRHVETHIACMASGATTSSAYGRGVIRFLSKHFVGTEDLAGLSIR; encoded by the coding sequence ATGAAACGCATCGCGATTATCGGCAACGGCCCCTCGGGCTCGGCGCTCGGAACGTTCCTTCGGGAGAAGGGCATGGAGGTCACCTTGTTCACGAACGAACGGCGGCCGGATCTCATCGTCGGCGAATCGCTGATCCCGGCGATCATCCCGGTGCTGCGGCGTCTCGGCGTCGAGGAACGCGTCGCGGAGATCGGCGTTTACAAGCCCGGCGTGTCGTTCGTGATGTCGCCGGAGGAGAAGATCGACTTCTGCTTTCAGCCCGTCGCGGCCTGCCATCTGCCGACGTATTCCTACAACGTGCCGCGCCCGGGCTTCGACCGGGTGATCGAGGAACGCGCCATCGAAGCCGGCGTCACGCGCGTGGTGCACCAGGCGAAGATTGAAGGCGACGGTCCGGATCGCGTGCGCCTCGCTCCGGAAACACTCGCCGCCGCGCCATCGCTGGGCGGCCGGCAGCCGGATTTCATCGTCGACGCGTCGGGCCGCAGCCGCATGTTCGCCCGAGCGCTGGGAATTCCTGCGAAGCTGGGTTCGCGCAAGGATGTCGCGCACTTCGCCCATTTCGAGGGCTTCGCGCCCGAGGAGCCGCGCGGGCAGGTGCTCATCGGGCGGATGAATGCCGGCTGGTGCTGGCGAATTCCGCTGCGCGGCCGGCTTTCGGTCGGAATCGTGATGAACAAGGACGAGATCGCCAGGCTCGGCGCCACGCCCGAGGAACGGCTCGAAGCCGCGATCCGCAACGATCCCTCGCTCGCCGCCGCGGCGGGCGACGCCCGACGCGTGACGGACGTGGCGACGTATTCCAACTACCAGCTCGTCTCGGAGCGCGGCCACGGCGCGAACTGGGCAATGGTCGGCGACGCCTTTGGCTTCGTCGATCCGATGCTGTCGCCCGGCATGTGGCTGGCGCTGCATTCGGCGGAGATCCTTGCGGACAACCTCACGCGCCCCGCGGTCTACGCGGCAAAGATGAACGAACTCATCGGTGCGTGGATGGAACTCATCGAGCTCTACTACGATGGCCGCATGTTTGCGATGTATCACACCGGCGTGAAGCTCGAGCAGCGCTGGAACATGTGGCTGAGCCGGTTCATGCACAGGCACGTCGAGACGCACATTGCCTGCATGGCCTCCGGCGCGACCACGTCTTCGGCCTACGGACGCGGGGTGATCCGGTTTCTTTCGAAGCACTTCGTCGGCACGGAGGACCTCGCCGGACTCTCGATTCGTTAG
- a CDS encoding FAD-dependent oxidoreductase: MAIDVLVAGGGSAGLAAAVSAARCGARTLLVERHGALGGMGTVALVHSFCGLYELADEAGLRWANPGFASEVATRLIELGGAVAPVRMGRVFVLPHQPAGFARLADEIVLETGNLEVLLHSEVIAVRDGGAEVEISTRGARRTVKPRALVDTTGDGTLAALAGAAFEQAPAEFLQRPAFIFGLHGVDAGTLDDDGRLRISVQIARAVASTELPAGALGTGLRATGRGGEAYVTIDLAGAADYDPTRAADIAALEAEGRALAWRLAEFLRRSVEGFAASAISAFPARVGIRESRRVVGRSRLETADLETGTRFPDAIARATWPMELRESNRGPRLRYPEHGRPADIPLGALRARDLDAFFVAGRCLSCSHEAQASIRVMGTCLATGEAAGIAAALHASGQSVDAAAVRSDRERIRKS, from the coding sequence ATGGCGATTGACGTTCTCGTGGCCGGTGGCGGGAGCGCGGGGCTCGCGGCCGCCGTCTCCGCCGCCCGCTGCGGCGCACGCACGCTGCTTGTCGAGCGCCACGGTGCGCTGGGCGGAATGGGAACAGTTGCCCTCGTGCATTCCTTTTGCGGCCTTTACGAACTCGCCGACGAGGCTGGTTTGCGATGGGCAAATCCCGGCTTCGCCTCCGAGGTCGCCACGCGGCTGATCGAGCTTGGCGGGGCGGTGGCGCCCGTTCGCATGGGGCGCGTGTTCGTGCTGCCGCATCAGCCTGCGGGCTTTGCGCGACTCGCGGATGAAATCGTTCTCGAAACCGGGAATCTCGAGGTGCTCCTGCATTCGGAGGTGATCGCGGTGCGCGATGGGGGAGCCGAGGTGGAAATTTCCACGCGCGGCGCTCGTCGCACGGTAAAGCCGCGCGCGCTCGTCGACACGACTGGCGACGGCACGCTCGCGGCGCTGGCCGGAGCGGCTTTCGAGCAGGCGCCGGCCGAATTCCTGCAACGGCCTGCCTTCATTTTCGGGCTGCACGGGGTCGATGCGGGCACGCTGGATGATGACGGTCGCCTCCGGATCTCGGTGCAGATTGCTCGCGCGGTGGCCTCGACGGAGCTGCCCGCCGGAGCGCTCGGCACGGGACTTCGCGCGACCGGTCGCGGCGGCGAGGCCTATGTGACCATCGATCTGGCGGGCGCGGCGGACTACGATCCGACGCGGGCCGCGGATATTGCCGCGCTCGAGGCTGAGGGGCGCGCATTGGCGTGGCGACTTGCGGAGTTCTTGAGGCGTTCCGTCGAGGGCTTTGCGGCGAGCGCGATTTCGGCGTTCCCGGCCCGGGTGGGGATTCGCGAAAGCCGCCGCGTCGTGGGCCGGAGTCGACTCGAGACGGCCGACCTCGAAACCGGAACGCGTTTTCCCGACGCTATCGCGCGCGCGACGTGGCCGATGGAATTGCGCGAGTCGAACCGCGGCCCGCGCCTGCGTTATCCGGAGCACGGGCGTCCCGCCGACATCCCTCTGGGCGCACTGCGCGCACGCGACCTCGACGCCTTCTTCGTGGCGGGCCGCTGCCTTTCCTGCAGCCACGAGGCGCAGGCTTCCATTCGGGTGATGGGCACGTGTCTCGCGACCGGCGAGGCCGCGGGCATTGCCGCCGCTCTCCACGCCTCCGGTCAGTCGGTGGATGCGGCCGCCGTCCGGTCCGATCGCGAACGCATCCGCAAATCATGA
- a CDS encoding phosphopantetheine-binding protein, whose translation MSPSSLPDPANLEEQILTAIGERILEVPAGFDAESDLYAAGLDSMAMMQLVLLLEEKFGVVVPDSDICRANFQNVRQLARLVRERIATVA comes from the coding sequence ATGTCACCGTCGTCGCTTCCTGACCCTGCCAACCTTGAAGAGCAAATCCTGACCGCCATCGGCGAGCGGATCCTCGAGGTCCCCGCCGGGTTCGACGCCGAATCCGACCTCTATGCGGCCGGACTCGACTCCATGGCCATGATGCAGCTCGTCCTCCTGCTCGAGGAGAAATTCGGCGTCGTCGTGCCGGATTCCGATATCTGCCGCGCGAATTTTCAGAATGTCCGGCAGCTTGCCCGTCTGGTGAGGGAACGGATCGCGACCGTCGCCTGA
- a CDS encoding patatin-like phospholipase family protein translates to MSGPGLALCLNSSFLGYYAHAGFLEGFAAICGRPEAIGGASAGGFVAGLYGGGLTPEEIVGVTLSRDLRRSFFEWRGFVRGFHTILNRTGHYGVIRADRVVALMRRHIGDRRIEDCDPHLSLALTNLTAGRSEIVTTGPLAESMVATCAFPILFTAREISGQRYWDGGIANPVPFGHWADDPEIGTIVVHLISHEGETAARGRNGAMNVSHAVSLSHQLVCDELVRTQIDRVERAGKRLIILRTSTPRPSFLRAKTWPALVEMGRQTARESADLLRAVRA, encoded by the coding sequence ATGTCCGGTCCTGGTCTTGCGCTCTGCCTCAACTCGTCGTTCCTCGGATACTACGCGCATGCCGGCTTCCTGGAGGGCTTTGCGGCGATCTGCGGGCGCCCCGAGGCCATCGGCGGCGCCTCGGCGGGCGGATTCGTCGCGGGGCTGTATGGCGGGGGATTGACGCCGGAGGAGATCGTCGGCGTGACGCTTTCGCGAGATCTGCGGCGCTCGTTTTTCGAGTGGCGGGGATTCGTGCGCGGCTTCCACACGATCCTGAATCGCACGGGACATTACGGCGTGATTCGGGCGGATCGCGTCGTCGCGCTCATGCGCCGGCACATCGGCGACCGCCGCATCGAGGATTGCGATCCGCATCTCTCGCTGGCGCTCACGAATCTCACGGCCGGTCGCTCCGAGATCGTAACGACCGGGCCGCTGGCCGAGAGCATGGTCGCCACCTGCGCGTTTCCCATTCTCTTCACGGCCCGGGAGATCTCCGGCCAGCGCTACTGGGACGGGGGCATTGCGAATCCCGTGCCCTTCGGCCATTGGGCTGACGACCCGGAAATCGGCACGATCGTCGTGCACCTCATTTCGCACGAAGGTGAGACGGCCGCGCGGGGAAGGAATGGCGCGATGAACGTCTCGCATGCGGTGAGCCTCTCGCACCAGCTCGTGTGCGACGAGCTCGTGCGCACGCAGATCGACCGCGTCGAGCGCGCGGGCAAACGGCTCATCATCCTGCGCACGAGCACGCCACGGCCGAGCTTCCTCCGGGCCAAAACGTGGCCCGCGCTTGTCGAAATGGGGCGGCAAACCGCGCGCGAATCGGCCGATTTGCTGCGGGCCGTGCGGGCTTGA
- a CDS encoding AMP-binding protein, with translation MNIVERIFATADREAIAVICGDQRISYGRLIEMVETASQPIEAVPAARVGLRCPNGVGHIVLALAIVRAGKCLVPIADELCPREQVEVIRRTATGAIVEADGSVHEVESPAAPSFDEAALAALNPAFIRFSSGTTARSKGIVISHETLLARVTAANRGLRIGPADRVVWILPMAHHFAVSIMLYLLHGATTIVVTSHLAEDILASAREHGGTVLYGAPFHHGLLGAEASGLPWPTLRLAVSTAAALPVATAQAFEARYGVPLSQGLGIIEVGLPILNLEAGRAKPDSIGKPLPDFEVDVRGEELFVRGPGMLDAYLDPWRPQADILEDGWFRTGDLCRRDEDGCLYLVGRSHSVINVAGMKCFPEEVETVLCEHPDIRAARVSGRPHPKAGAVPVAELVAMNPGQPPTLSSVVACCRAALARYKIPVEFRFVDAIPLTASGKIKRS, from the coding sequence ATGAACATCGTTGAACGCATTTTTGCCACGGCCGATCGCGAGGCCATCGCCGTGATTTGCGGTGACCAGCGAATTTCCTACGGACGCCTCATCGAGATGGTGGAGACCGCGTCGCAGCCCATCGAGGCCGTGCCGGCGGCGCGCGTCGGCCTGCGTTGCCCGAACGGCGTGGGGCACATCGTGCTCGCGCTGGCCATCGTGCGGGCCGGCAAATGTCTCGTGCCGATCGCGGACGAGCTTTGCCCGCGGGAGCAGGTGGAGGTGATCCGGCGCACCGCGACCGGCGCGATCGTCGAGGCGGACGGCAGCGTGCACGAGGTCGAATCGCCGGCCGCGCCGTCCTTCGACGAGGCCGCGCTGGCGGCGCTGAATCCGGCCTTCATCCGCTTCAGCTCGGGAACGACGGCCCGGAGCAAGGGCATCGTCATTTCTCACGAGACGCTGCTCGCGCGCGTGACCGCGGCCAATCGTGGCCTGCGCATCGGGCCGGCCGATCGAGTCGTCTGGATCCTGCCGATGGCGCATCACTTCGCGGTGTCGATCATGCTCTACCTCCTGCATGGCGCGACGACGATCGTCGTCACGTCGCATCTCGCGGAGGACATCCTGGCCTCGGCGCGCGAGCATGGCGGCACGGTGCTTTACGGCGCGCCGTTTCATCACGGACTGCTCGGCGCTGAGGCGTCGGGTCTGCCGTGGCCGACGCTGCGACTTGCGGTTTCCACGGCCGCGGCGTTGCCCGTGGCGACCGCGCAGGCCTTCGAGGCCCGCTACGGCGTGCCGCTTTCGCAGGGCCTGGGGATCATCGAAGTCGGGCTGCCGATCCTCAATCTCGAGGCGGGCCGCGCAAAGCCGGACTCGATCGGCAAGCCCCTGCCGGATTTCGAGGTGGACGTGCGCGGCGAGGAACTCTTCGTGCGAGGCCCGGGCATGCTCGACGCCTATCTCGATCCCTGGCGACCGCAGGCGGATATCCTCGAGGACGGCTGGTTCCGCACCGGCGACCTCTGCCGTCGCGATGAGGATGGCTGCCTGTATCTGGTCGGGCGGAGCCACTCGGTGATCAATGTCGCGGGCATGAAATGCTTCCCCGAGGAGGTCGAGACGGTGCTTTGCGAGCATCCGGACATTCGCGCCGCCCGGGTGAGCGGCCGACCGCATCCCAAGGCGGGCGCGGTGCCCGTGGCGGAGCTGGTCGCGATGAATCCGGGGCAGCCGCCGACGTTGTCGTCCGTCGTCGCGTGCTGCCGCGCGGCGCTCGCGCGTTACAAGATTCCGGTTGAGTTTCGATTTGTGGACGCGATACCGCTAACGGCCAGCGGCAAAATCAAACGGTCATGA
- a CDS encoding class I SAM-dependent methyltransferase, whose translation MLTRFRQRKHAVMRFWRWPILFCYAEGKTALDPAYPATFEILRESRLPLLDLGCGIGLLSAFLWARGHRPEMLGIDADAKKIRVASRALAGTTAQFLAGDAREFPPHSGNVVALDVVHYFNDAEQQAWLRRIAASIAPGGVAIVRATLHEPGWRYSATKAEEWLIHRCRWIPWAGWNFPTREEICAPFREAGFVEDVRPMWGWTPFNGYLFTFRR comes from the coding sequence ATGCTGACCCGGTTTCGCCAGCGCAAACATGCGGTCATGCGCTTCTGGCGCTGGCCAATTCTGTTCTGCTACGCGGAAGGCAAGACCGCACTCGATCCTGCCTATCCCGCGACGTTCGAGATCCTTCGCGAATCCCGCCTGCCCCTGCTCGATCTCGGCTGCGGCATCGGCCTGCTCTCCGCCTTCCTCTGGGCCCGCGGCCATCGCCCCGAGATGCTCGGCATCGACGCCGACGCGAAGAAAATCCGCGTCGCCTCGCGGGCTCTCGCCGGCACCACCGCGCAGTTCCTCGCCGGCGACGCCCGGGAATTTCCGCCGCACTCCGGCAACGTGGTGGCCCTCGACGTCGTCCACTATTTCAACGACGCCGAGCAGCAGGCCTGGCTACGCCGCATCGCGGCCAGCATCGCGCCCGGCGGCGTCGCGATTGTGCGCGCGACGCTTCACGAGCCCGGCTGGCGCTACTCCGCGACAAAGGCCGAGGAATGGCTCATCCACCGCTGCCGCTGGATTCCCTGGGCCGGGTGGAATTTTCCCACCCGGGAGGAAATCTGCGCTCCGTTTCGCGAGGCGGGATTCGTCGAAGACGTCCGCCCGATGTGGGGCTGGACGCCGTTCAACGGCTACCTCTTCACCTTCCGACGCTAG